A genomic stretch from Longimicrobium terrae includes:
- a CDS encoding PQQ-dependent sugar dehydrogenase gives MTPRILLPLLILAAACSGSDDGPTPPAGETAIRLEAVAAGLQSPVHVTAPAGDARLFIVEQPGRIRIVENGQLVSTPFLDLSSRVSSSGERGLLSVAFHPRYAQNGFLYVNYTDRSGDTRIERYHVSADRNRADPASASLVVTIAQPASNHNGGLVAFGPDGLLYVGMGDGGGAGDPQEAAQDVRNLLGKMLRLDVDGAQPYAIPATNPYAGRTDARREIWALGLRNPWRFSWDRVAGTLLVADVGQNRLEEVNVVPSTQPGVNYGWDEMEGSGCFEPATGCRRDGLTLPVLEYTHDDGCSITGGFVYRGQDIAGLRGHYLYADFCEGWIRGFRYADGQATDRRTWLEGIGNITSFGEDSRGELYVVVQSGTVYRIRSAS, from the coding sequence ATGACGCCGCGTATCCTGTTGCCCCTGCTCATCCTGGCCGCCGCGTGCTCCGGATCGGACGACGGGCCCACGCCGCCCGCGGGCGAAACCGCCATCCGGCTGGAGGCGGTCGCCGCCGGGCTGCAGTCCCCCGTGCACGTCACCGCGCCGGCGGGCGATGCGCGGCTGTTCATCGTGGAGCAGCCCGGGCGCATCCGCATCGTGGAGAACGGACAGCTTGTTTCCACGCCCTTTCTGGATCTTTCCAGCCGCGTGAGCAGCAGCGGCGAGCGCGGCCTGCTGAGCGTCGCGTTCCATCCGCGATACGCGCAGAACGGCTTTCTGTACGTCAACTACACGGACCGCAGCGGCGACACGCGCATCGAGCGCTATCACGTCAGCGCTGACCGCAACCGTGCGGATCCCGCGTCGGCGTCGCTGGTCGTCACCATCGCGCAGCCCGCATCCAACCACAACGGCGGGCTGGTGGCGTTCGGGCCGGACGGGCTGCTGTACGTGGGGATGGGCGACGGCGGCGGCGCGGGCGATCCGCAGGAAGCCGCGCAGGACGTGCGGAATCTGCTGGGCAAGATGCTGCGGCTGGACGTGGACGGCGCGCAGCCCTACGCCATTCCCGCCACCAACCCGTACGCCGGGCGCACCGATGCGCGCCGCGAGATCTGGGCGCTGGGACTGCGCAACCCGTGGCGGTTTTCGTGGGATCGTGTCGCCGGCACGCTGCTGGTGGCCGACGTGGGGCAGAACCGGCTGGAGGAGGTGAACGTCGTTCCCTCCACCCAGCCCGGCGTGAACTACGGATGGGACGAGATGGAGGGCTCCGGCTGCTTTGAGCCCGCCACCGGCTGCCGGCGCGACGGGCTGACGCTTCCCGTGCTGGAGTACACGCACGACGACGGCTGTTCGATCACCGGCGGATTCGTGTATCGCGGGCAGGACATCGCCGGGCTGCGCGGACACTACCTGTACGCGGATTTCTGCGAGGGGTGGATCCGCGGCTTCCGCTACGCCGATGGGCAGGCGACGGATCGCCGCACGTGGCTGGAAGGGATCGGCAACATCACCTCGTTCGGCGAGGATTCGCGCGGGGAACTGTATGTCGTGGTGCAGAGCGGAACCGTGTACCGCATCCGCTCCGCGAGCTGA
- a CDS encoding MFS transporter, translating into MRGNVLWLSVTSFLNDAASEMIYPLLPLFLTGTLGVGAAFVGVVEGVAESASSLMKLASGWLADRTGRRKRPTAVGYGIAALGRPLISVATLGWHVLAVRIADRVGKGIRTAPRDALLAESVPAEQRGAAFGLHRAADHSGAVAGPLIASALLLVYPGDLRTVFAWALVPGLLTLGAVLWKVRETAPARPAGPLAAPAPLPRLRDLGPVLPRYLAVLALFTLGNASDAFLLLRAQDAGVAIAAIPLLWAALHVSKALFSVWGGRLSDRWGARRSIIAGWMVYAAVYAGFAWAGAQWQVWALFLVYGLFFGLTEAPEKALVAGLAPDGLRGSAFGAYHAAIGIAALPASVLFGALWQTYDARTAFLAGAGFALAAALLLPLVLPADRIPARA; encoded by the coding sequence ATGCGCGGAAACGTACTCTGGCTGAGCGTGACGTCGTTCCTGAACGACGCCGCCAGCGAGATGATCTATCCCCTGCTCCCGCTGTTCCTTACGGGGACGCTGGGGGTGGGCGCCGCGTTCGTGGGCGTGGTGGAGGGCGTGGCGGAAAGCGCGTCCAGCCTCATGAAGCTGGCCAGCGGGTGGCTGGCGGACCGCACCGGACGGCGCAAGCGGCCCACGGCCGTGGGCTACGGAATCGCGGCGCTGGGCCGGCCGCTGATTTCCGTGGCGACGCTGGGATGGCACGTGCTGGCGGTGCGCATCGCGGACCGCGTGGGCAAGGGGATCCGCACGGCGCCGCGGGACGCGCTGCTGGCGGAATCCGTACCGGCGGAGCAGCGCGGCGCGGCGTTCGGGCTCCATCGTGCGGCGGACCACTCCGGCGCCGTGGCCGGCCCACTGATCGCCTCGGCGCTGCTGCTGGTGTATCCCGGCGACCTGCGGACGGTGTTCGCCTGGGCGCTCGTTCCCGGCCTGCTGACGCTGGGCGCGGTGCTGTGGAAGGTGCGCGAAACGGCCCCCGCGCGCCCGGCCGGCCCGCTGGCCGCGCCCGCGCCCCTGCCCCGCCTGCGCGACCTGGGGCCCGTGCTGCCGCGCTATCTGGCCGTGCTGGCGCTGTTTACGCTGGGCAATGCCTCGGACGCGTTTCTGCTGCTGCGCGCGCAGGATGCCGGCGTGGCTATCGCGGCGATCCCGCTTCTGTGGGCTGCGCTGCACGTGAGCAAGGCGCTGTTCAGCGTGTGGGGCGGGCGGCTCAGCGACCGGTGGGGCGCGCGGCGCAGCATCATCGCGGGGTGGATGGTGTACGCGGCCGTCTACGCGGGCTTCGCCTGGGCGGGCGCGCAGTGGCAGGTGTGGGCGCTGTTCCTGGTGTACGGCCTGTTCTTTGGATTGACGGAAGCGCCGGAAAAGGCGCTGGTGGCGGGGTTGGCGCCGGACGGGCTGCGGGGAAGCGCGTTCGGCGCGTACCACGCGGCCATCGGGATCGCGGCGCTGCCGGCCAGCGTCCTGTTCGGCGCGCTCTGGCAGACGTACGATGCAAGGACGGCGTTTCTGGCCGGCGCCGGGTTTGCGCTCGCGGCCGCGCTTCTGCTCCCGCTCGTCCTTCCCGCGGACCGCATCCCCGCCCGCGCGTGA
- a CDS encoding DUF6010 family protein, with protein MHAEPARAPRTALSLLTGLALALPFVALFILHRDGAYDLLTLILAFTGGIYGGAAVRTGATRARAATEFGVGAVMLVVAALSLWWSPIWLAAGFAAHAAWDPVHHFRGGAPGVHRGFPGFCAAFDLAVAAMVIYFT; from the coding sequence ATGCACGCTGAACCTGCCCGCGCGCCCCGGACGGCGCTTTCGCTGTTGACCGGCCTGGCGCTCGCGCTGCCGTTCGTGGCGCTCTTCATTCTGCACCGCGACGGCGCGTACGATCTGCTGACGCTGATTCTGGCGTTCACCGGCGGCATCTACGGCGGCGCGGCGGTGCGCACGGGAGCCACGCGCGCACGGGCCGCCACCGAGTTCGGCGTGGGCGCGGTGATGCTGGTGGTAGCCGCCCTGAGCCTGTGGTGGTCGCCCATCTGGCTGGCGGCGGGATTTGCCGCGCACGCCGCGTGGGACCCGGTGCATCACTTTCGCGGCGGCGCGCCCGGCGTGCACCGCGGATTCCCCGGCTTCTGCGCCGCCTTTGACCTCGCCGTGGCGGCAATGGTGATCTACTTCACCTGA
- a CDS encoding AcvB/VirJ family lysyl-phosphatidylglycerol hydrolase, translating to MRIAASLLAVAAAAGLAAACSRVRIPPVPGAVSTRARSLPLAELPVADDTGRVFAIVLTGDGPTGGLGRRIGRELQGEGVPSAVWHSLRYYWRPKTPEQTARDLDLAIRHYAARWGREKVLLVGYSMGADVLPFQINRLPPDTRARIAGVALIAMAHDAVFEFRLEQWWGTSGAPSRATRPEVERLGDLRVLCIWARGDDKAACPAMRTAPMTEVMLRGGHHFKGDEARLMAVLRGLAAEAAADSAR from the coding sequence GTGCGGATCGCCGCCTCGCTGCTGGCCGTTGCGGCCGCGGCGGGGCTGGCGGCGGCGTGCAGCCGCGTGCGCATTCCGCCGGTGCCGGGCGCTGTGTCCACGCGGGCGCGCTCGCTTCCGCTGGCGGAGCTGCCGGTGGCGGATGACACGGGGCGCGTGTTCGCCATCGTGCTCACCGGCGACGGGCCCACGGGCGGGCTGGGGCGGCGCATCGGGCGGGAGCTGCAGGGGGAGGGCGTGCCCTCGGCCGTGTGGCACTCACTGCGCTACTACTGGCGCCCCAAGACGCCGGAGCAGACGGCGCGCGACCTGGACCTGGCCATCCGCCACTACGCCGCGCGCTGGGGGCGCGAAAAGGTTCTGCTGGTGGGCTACAGCATGGGCGCGGACGTACTTCCGTTCCAGATCAACCGCCTGCCGCCGGACACGCGGGCGCGCATCGCCGGGGTGGCGCTGATCGCCATGGCGCACGACGCGGTGTTCGAGTTCCGGCTGGAGCAGTGGTGGGGCACCAGCGGCGCGCCCAGCCGGGCCACGCGTCCGGAGGTGGAGCGGCTGGGCGACCTGCGCGTGCTGTGCATCTGGGCGCGGGGGGACGACAAGGCCGCGTGCCCGGCCATGCGCACCGCGCCCATGACGGAGGTGATGCTGCGCGGCGGGCACCACTTCAAGGGCGATGAGGCGCGGCTGATGGCGGTGCTGCGGGGCCTGGCGGCCGAGGCGGCGGCCGACTCCGCCCGCTGA
- a CDS encoding DUF2007 domain-containing protein, producing MPDESQQPWVVVASYGSIWQADFAAETLREAGIPANVEGGQNVAIFGLGYQGPTQFGVRVRVPWHREQEARDLLHDDEDLPPDPEDES from the coding sequence ATGCCAGACGAATCGCAGCAGCCCTGGGTCGTCGTCGCGTCCTACGGCTCCATCTGGCAGGCCGACTTCGCCGCCGAAACGCTGCGCGAAGCCGGCATTCCCGCCAACGTGGAAGGCGGGCAGAACGTCGCCATCTTCGGGCTCGGCTACCAGGGCCCCACGCAGTTCGGCGTCCGCGTGCGCGTTCCCTGGCATCGCGAGCAGGAGGCGCGCGATCTGCTGCACGACGACGAGGACCTGCCCCCTGATCCGGAGGATGAATCATGA
- a CDS encoding M23 family metallopeptidase: MPSRSRSVFAALAAALLWGAPAAAQQPDTLRMQTGRKYTRMLYASHMDSLYARLAPQMRERVGTAEQFAAFRTQMGGQIGDETEVVAEEMVPGPPQAFVYRRTARFSRVQVPVEIIFATDSAGLIHGFSVQPRREAAPSRFMDYQTKTPLRLPFDGEWYVFWGGRTLEQNYHAMTNIQRFASDIIIRRDGSSHTGDGKQLAQYYCYGQPILSPADGTVVTAVDSFPDQQIGTTNRANPAGNHIIVDHGNSEFSMLAHLRPGSVAVRPGDRVRAGQKLGECGNSGNTSEPHLHYQLQDGPVFGQAEGLPALFRGYTADGQRVEVGMPVKGQTVRQ, from the coding sequence ATGCCTTCCCGCTCTCGATCCGTCTTCGCCGCGCTGGCCGCCGCCCTGCTGTGGGGCGCGCCCGCCGCCGCGCAGCAGCCCGACACCCTGCGCATGCAGACGGGCCGCAAGTATACGCGAATGCTGTACGCCTCGCACATGGACAGCCTCTACGCCCGTCTGGCGCCGCAGATGCGCGAGCGGGTGGGCACGGCGGAGCAGTTCGCCGCGTTCCGCACCCAGATGGGCGGGCAGATCGGCGACGAAACGGAAGTCGTGGCGGAGGAGATGGTGCCCGGGCCGCCGCAGGCGTTCGTCTACCGCCGCACCGCGCGCTTCAGCCGCGTGCAGGTGCCGGTGGAGATCATCTTCGCCACCGATTCGGCGGGGCTCATCCACGGCTTCAGCGTGCAGCCGCGCCGCGAGGCCGCGCCCAGCCGCTTCATGGACTACCAGACCAAGACGCCGCTGCGGCTTCCGTTCGACGGCGAGTGGTACGTGTTCTGGGGCGGGCGCACGCTGGAGCAGAACTATCACGCAATGACCAACATCCAGCGCTTCGCGTCCGACATCATCATCCGGCGCGACGGCAGTTCGCACACGGGTGACGGAAAACAGCTTGCCCAGTATTACTGCTACGGCCAGCCCATCCTGTCTCCCGCGGACGGTACGGTCGTTACGGCCGTCGACAGCTTCCCCGACCAGCAGATCGGCACCACCAACCGCGCCAACCCCGCGGGAAACCACATCATCGTGGATCACGGGAATTCGGAGTTCAGCATGCTGGCGCACCTGCGGCCGGGAAGCGTGGCCGTACGCCCGGGCGACCGCGTGCGCGCGGGGCAGAAGCTGGGCGAGTGCGGCAACAGCGGCAACACCAGCGAGCCGCACCTGCACTACCAGCTCCAGGACGGCCCCGTCTTTGGCCAGGCGGAGGGGCTTCCCGCCCTCTTTCGCGGCTACACGGCGGACGGCCAGCGGGTGGAGGTGGGGATGCCGGTGAAGGGGCAGACGGTACGGCAGTAG